One window from the genome of Nitrosopumilus sp. encodes:
- a CDS encoding DEAD/DEAH box helicase has product MTEFIEKKYVKKNSIEKRDYQINLANQAIDENCIVVLPTGLGKTAVALHVISEFLAKGTGGILFLAPTRVLVNQHYEFLKNNLTLDDISLITGEDTIQKRTKLWNNSIVCATPEIARNDLNRKIVSPDQFNLVIFDEVHRTIGDYAYSGISDWFEHSSARILGMTATLPSEKEKATEILTRLRISSVAERTEDSPDVKPYTQETNTEWINVELPYELKSIQKLLKSALDERYDILRKNGIKLAEQQSLSALLRIRQFVLNQNRRSAKPLFTAIRIHYALNMLEAHGITPFLKFCERAKAKKGVGVKELFEIDPNFTRAIQLANEAQSKGIEHSKIPKLKEIIESVPGKALIFTSYRDSVNLIHEKLNELGIPSGILIGKTGDTGLKQKKQIETVQNFRDGLFRVLIATRVGEEGLDIAEVNQVIFYDNVPSSVRHIQRRGRTGRKDTGKLVVLIAKNTIDETYYWIGKRKMTAAKSMGDKMTKVLEKNQEIKSKKSGLDAFL; this is encoded by the coding sequence ATGACTGAATTCATAGAAAAAAAATATGTGAAAAAAAATTCTATCGAAAAACGTGATTATCAAATTAATCTTGCAAATCAAGCAATTGATGAGAATTGTATTGTTGTTTTGCCAACTGGACTTGGTAAAACTGCTGTGGCATTACATGTTATTTCAGAATTTTTGGCAAAGGGTACTGGCGGTATCTTGTTTTTAGCTCCAACTAGAGTCTTAGTAAATCAACACTATGAGTTTTTAAAAAATAATTTGACTTTGGATGACATATCTCTAATTACTGGTGAGGACACCATTCAAAAACGAACTAAACTCTGGAACAACAGCATTGTATGTGCAACTCCTGAAATTGCCCGAAATGATTTGAATAGAAAAATTGTTTCCCCTGATCAATTCAATTTAGTTATTTTTGATGAAGTTCACAGAACTATAGGGGACTATGCATATTCGGGAATATCTGATTGGTTTGAACATTCCTCAGCCAGAATTCTTGGAATGACTGCTACATTGCCAAGTGAAAAGGAAAAAGCCACTGAAATTTTAACAAGATTACGCATATCTAGTGTGGCTGAGCGGACAGAAGACAGTCCTGATGTAAAACCATACACACAGGAAACCAATACTGAATGGATAAACGTAGAACTTCCCTATGAATTAAAATCAATACAAAAACTATTGAAATCCGCATTAGATGAGAGATATGACATTTTACGAAAAAATGGAATAAAATTGGCAGAGCAACAATCTCTTTCTGCACTACTGCGAATTAGGCAATTTGTTCTTAATCAGAATAGGCGTTCTGCAAAACCCTTGTTTACTGCAATCAGAATTCATTATGCTCTAAACATGCTTGAAGCTCATGGCATTACTCCTTTTCTAAAATTTTGTGAGAGAGCTAAAGCAAAAAAAGGTGTTGGCGTCAAAGAATTATTTGAAATTGATCCTAATTTTACTCGTGCTATTCAATTAGCTAATGAAGCCCAATCAAAGGGAATTGAACATTCTAAAATTCCAAAACTTAAAGAAATTATTGAGTCTGTTCCTGGTAAGGCATTAATTTTTACAAGCTATAGGGATTCAGTAAATCTAATTCATGAGAAACTTAACGAACTTGGAATTCCCTCTGGAATTTTAATTGGTAAGACAGGTGATACTGGTTTAAAACAAAAGAAACAGATTGAAACAGTGCAGAATTTTCGAGATGGCCTTTTCCGTGTTTTGATTGCAACACGTGTTGGTGAAGAAGGATTGGATATTGCAGAAGTTAATCAGGTAATTTTTTATGATAATGTACCAAGCTCTGTTAGACATATTCAAAGACGTGGGAGAACTGGCAGAAAAGATACTGGAAAGCTTGTGGTGCTAATTGCAAAAAACACTATTGATGAAACATATTATTGGATTGGAAAAAGGAAAATGACTGCGGCAAAATCCATGGGTGATAAAATGACCAAAGTTTTAGAAAAGAACCAAGAAATAAAATCTAAAAAATCTGGTTTGGATGCATTTCTTTAA
- a CDS encoding TrmB family transcriptional regulator: MSYQENVTGIASELEEILDLDDLEAKVYLNLLRAGPITASALAKELDIDRARMYRTVDKLVSRNIISTTLSSPKLCIAADPHDALKIALGKKEDEVNKIKKPGEAIIDKINNEITTNQTSAIPTFRVVQGRQNIYADIANLIENSTGITYIATTLDDVSRMYHSTIPEKISICEKNGGKVRLLVDMTEPKLAPFVKRFNATETRIGKLPSKGRMVVQIDKKMIMSDSAASSQNSNADNDFSLCTNSSEMVDNIFTLCTFLWDSSKPLKTIDVKNFVRKTKS; this comes from the coding sequence ATGTCTTATCAAGAAAACGTAACTGGTATTGCATCCGAACTAGAAGAGATTTTAGATTTAGATGATTTAGAAGCCAAAGTTTATCTTAATTTACTCAGAGCAGGTCCAATCACTGCAAGTGCCCTTGCAAAAGAACTCGATATAGATAGAGCAAGAATGTACAGAACAGTAGACAAACTAGTAAGTAGAAATATTATTTCAACGACACTATCTAGCCCAAAATTATGTATCGCTGCTGATCCGCATGATGCATTGAAAATTGCATTAGGGAAAAAAGAAGACGAAGTAAATAAAATCAAAAAACCAGGAGAAGCAATAATCGATAAGATCAATAATGAAATTACAACCAATCAAACAAGCGCAATTCCGACATTCAGAGTTGTTCAAGGACGACAAAATATCTATGCAGATATTGCAAACTTGATTGAAAATTCCACAGGAATCACATACATTGCAACAACATTAGATGATGTATCAAGAATGTATCATAGCACAATTCCTGAAAAAATTAGCATATGTGAAAAAAATGGGGGAAAAGTAAGATTACTGGTAGATATGACAGAGCCAAAACTAGCACCATTTGTAAAAAGATTCAATGCAACAGAAACTAGAATAGGTAAACTTCCATCTAAAGGCAGAATGGTTGTTCAAATAGATAAAAAAATGATCATGTCAGACTCTGCAGCATCTTCTCAAAATTCAAACGCAGATAATGATTTTTCACTATGTACAAATTCATCAGAAATGGTAGATAATATTTTTACACTATGTACATTCCTGTGGGACTCATCAAAACCACTTAAAACCATAGACGTAAAGAATTTTGTTAGAAAAACAAAGAGTTAA
- a CDS encoding helix-turn-helix domain-containing protein — MVIMANTMQLGNFPVDKANYEEIRDALVGFGLTPNQSKVFFYLGKIGAKTASDIAKAVNIPRSETYHLLTALQNKGIVEASFQHPIQFTALSIKKAVNLLISTETERLNKLKKSGPVLEEIWEKIPGAESTEEDESEEKFKVLQGGNQVNSKIFDMILNAKKECRILGSEKDFMKFYHANFLDALEERDIDYKLLTPISKKSKYIFEDIDQSKIKKLCSSVKENLCFLIKDDDEVLFFIKNEGNNKEMRAIWTNSETIIYSKALLFNSIWSKTDSAEVDDNE; from the coding sequence ATGGTAATCATGGCAAATACAATGCAGTTAGGCAATTTCCCAGTAGACAAAGCAAATTACGAAGAGATTAGAGATGCATTAGTAGGATTCGGATTAACTCCTAATCAAAGCAAAGTATTCTTTTACTTAGGAAAGATTGGTGCAAAAACTGCCTCAGACATTGCAAAAGCAGTCAACATTCCAAGAAGTGAGACATATCATCTTCTCACAGCACTTCAGAATAAAGGAATTGTAGAAGCTTCATTTCAACATCCAATTCAATTTACAGCATTATCAATTAAAAAAGCAGTAAATTTGTTAATCAGTACTGAAACAGAACGTCTCAATAAACTCAAAAAATCAGGACCAGTACTAGAAGAAATTTGGGAAAAAATCCCAGGAGCAGAATCAACTGAAGAAGACGAAAGTGAAGAAAAATTCAAAGTATTACAAGGAGGAAATCAAGTGAACAGTAAAATCTTCGACATGATTTTAAATGCAAAAAAAGAATGCAGAATTTTGGGTTCGGAAAAAGATTTTATGAAATTTTATCATGCAAATTTTCTTGATGCATTAGAAGAACGAGATATTGATTATAAATTATTGACACCAATTTCAAAAAAATCAAAATATATTTTTGAAGATATTGATCAATCAAAAATTAAAAAATTATGCTCATCAGTTAAAGAAAATTTGTGCTTTTTAATCAAAGATGATGATGAAGTGTTGTTCTTTATCAAAAATGAGGGGAACAATAAAGAAATGAGAGCTATTTGGACAAATTCTGAAACAATCATCTATTCTAAAGCATTGTTGTTTAACAGTATTTGGTCAAAAACAGATTCAGCAGAGGTAGATGATAATGAGTAG
- a CDS encoding response regulator, translating to MKILHVEDVTEISQIFADILSTKNYDFDSVSDGRAGLELAVYNDYDLILLDMCMPKYSGVDFLLDLKHRRPTELAKVVIVSALEMSMVQEQELLNLGIRSVLKKPISVQSLLSQIEQEVVS from the coding sequence ATGAAGATTCTTCATGTTGAAGATGTGACTGAAATAAGTCAAATTTTTGCAGATATTTTATCTACAAAAAATTATGATTTTGATAGTGTTTCTGATGGAAGAGCTGGTTTAGAATTAGCAGTTTACAACGATTATGACCTAATTTTGCTTGATATGTGTATGCCAAAATATAGTGGAGTGGATTTCCTTTTAGATTTGAAGCATAGGCGTCCTACTGAACTAGCTAAAGTTGTGATTGTCAGCGCTCTTGAAATGAGTATGGTACAGGAACAAGAATTACTGAATCTAGGTATACGTTCAGTGTTAAAAAAACCCATTTCCGTTCAGAGTTTGTTGTCACAAATTGAACAAGAAGTGGTCTCTTAA
- a CDS encoding histidine kinase: MDSNEVPDIVPDKIKSPYDYKIFIIIAAIVISFHMIINFGISEENADSIASIFSFLNPLIVSVIGFSIAIRYRKSMVFGKSYFALAIGYLGIFLGEVTYMIYDIVFNIEPFPSIADVFFFMQYPLLLIHLILNIRFFTPKINTKSKIWIVLMPILVLIGYSAISIIEADIGILEFDFYYGAIFVYFSSLTLSFAVLGAIIFKEGAIGKAWFLLVIGILFNTIGDTWYYNLELFDAYDLLHPVNMFWYAGYWLVMYALVKHKKTI; encoded by the coding sequence ATGGACTCCAATGAAGTACCAGACATAGTTCCAGACAAAATCAAAAGTCCATACGATTATAAAATATTCATCATAATTGCAGCAATCGTCATTTCATTTCACATGATTATTAATTTTGGAATTTCAGAGGAAAATGCAGATTCGATTGCATCAATTTTTTCATTTTTAAATCCACTAATTGTTTCAGTTATTGGATTTTCAATTGCCATAAGATACAGAAAATCGATGGTGTTTGGAAAATCATATTTTGCTTTAGCAATTGGATATTTAGGAATATTTCTAGGCGAAGTCACCTACATGATTTATGATATTGTTTTCAATATTGAACCATTTCCATCAATTGCAGACGTATTCTTTTTCATGCAATATCCATTGCTATTAATACATCTGATTTTAAATATCAGATTTTTCACACCAAAAATCAATACTAAATCAAAGATATGGATAGTATTAATGCCAATTTTAGTTCTCATAGGATATTCAGCAATTTCAATTATTGAAGCTGACATAGGCATTTTAGAATTTGATTTTTACTATGGAGCAATTTTTGTATATTTTTCATCTTTAACTTTAAGTTTCGCAGTATTAGGCGCCATAATTTTCAAAGAAGGTGCAATTGGAAAAGCATGGTTCCTTCTAGTAATCGGAATTTTGTTTAACACCATTGGAGACACGTGGTACTATAACTTAGAATTATTTGATGCATATGATCTTCTACATCCAGTAAACATGTTTTGGTATGCAGGCTATTGGTTAGTAATGTATGCATTAGTTAAACACAAAAAAACGATTTAG
- a CDS encoding transcriptional regulator produces MENGLDNLLVPSLRKSIEENLGKETLNKIEDRLMERHGLGLVQAIKNFHKFDSVLREFFGAGADGLEQKFLQKIVDIEQSKQSVSNWVSIKDPELSKVFLESFADQDKKAILGSVMDESLIIAKILETCKIPQTSGYRKINYLINNGLLVSNGFELAHDGKKVKKYETIFDNVKVDIVKNNVAVKIQLKKSLLAESSIIQTVQISC; encoded by the coding sequence ATGGAAAATGGATTAGACAACCTACTTGTTCCATCATTAAGGAAATCTATTGAAGAAAATTTAGGTAAAGAAACTTTGAATAAAATCGAAGACCGATTGATGGAAAGACATGGTCTCGGTTTAGTTCAAGCGATTAAAAATTTCCATAAATTTGATAGCGTTTTAAGAGAATTTTTTGGAGCTGGGGCTGACGGATTAGAACAAAAATTCTTACAAAAAATTGTCGATATTGAACAATCCAAACAATCTGTTTCTAATTGGGTTTCTATAAAAGATCCTGAATTATCAAAAGTTTTCTTAGAATCTTTTGCAGATCAGGACAAAAAAGCCATTTTGGGTTCTGTAATGGATGAGTCATTGATCATTGCAAAAATATTGGAAACTTGTAAAATTCCTCAAACATCTGGTTATAGAAAAATAAATTATTTGATTAACAATGGATTGTTGGTTTCAAATGGATTTGAACTTGCACATGATGGTAAAAAAGTCAAAAAATATGAAACTATTTTTGATAATGTCAAAGTTGATATTGTAAAAAATAATGTTGCAGTTAAAATTCAACTAAAGAAAAGCTTGTTAGCTGAAAGTTCAATTATTCAAACTGTACAAATTTCTTGTTAA
- a CDS encoding peptidylprolyl isomerase yields MSNKIKCSHILVEKQSEALAILEKIKKGEKFGKMAKEFSTDTGSGKKEGSLGYFTKGMMVKPFEEAAFKLQVGEISEPVKSEFGYHIIKRFA; encoded by the coding sequence ATGAGTAATAAGATAAAATGCTCCCATATCCTGGTTGAAAAACAAAGTGAAGCATTAGCAATTTTAGAGAAGATCAAGAAAGGGGAAAAGTTTGGCAAAATGGCAAAAGAATTTTCGACAGATACAGGCAGCGGTAAGAAAGAAGGAAGTTTAGGTTATTTTACAAAAGGAATGATGGTAAAACCATTTGAAGAAGCTGCATTTAAACTTCAAGTTGGAGAAATTTCTGAACCCGTAAAATCAGAATTTGGATATCATATTATCAAGAGATTTGCTTGA
- a CDS encoding DMT family transporter, producing MIPRTISLKKPKYGYYFIILAAALSALIHVISKPMLENSEYSVEINPIVMAFLIYFICGIFFTPLSKKSHSISKFGKKDWMFMGLIGISEVSALITYFYGLSTSTAVNASIFSNSEIIFALIIAMLVFKEKLRIKECIPFSMIIIGMMVIPIANDLAQNNFSFGSMVTGDILIIFSGFLYAVDITLCKYVGDRFDVKRVTQIVSFVCAAVAIFVIAMFQIPMDIDIAQLPGILIMSILGTGMSTLFFLIGLKLIGAVRTVLLYSTTSVFGVLFSGLMLAETISTTDIISLILVLSGIFLLRNKLAEGEDEINEETSISNIAKNKVSANRGKHVPKSSTYQKIEERVIFQSWIGAG from the coding sequence ATGATACCTAGAACAATTTCTTTAAAGAAACCCAAATACGGATATTATTTCATAATATTAGCAGCTGCATTATCCGCATTAATTCATGTTATTTCAAAACCAATGCTTGAAAATTCAGAATATTCTGTAGAAATAAACCCAATAGTAATGGCATTTTTGATATATTTCATATGTGGAATTTTCTTTACTCCATTATCGAAAAAATCTCATTCCATTTCCAAATTTGGAAAAAAAGATTGGATGTTTATGGGATTAATAGGCATATCAGAAGTTTCAGCATTGATTACATATTTTTACGGATTATCAACATCTACTGCTGTAAATGCATCAATTTTTAGTAATAGTGAAATAATTTTTGCCTTGATCATTGCAATGTTAGTGTTTAAAGAAAAATTACGTATTAAAGAATGCATTCCATTTTCAATGATCATAATTGGAATGATGGTAATTCCAATAGCAAATGATTTGGCTCAAAATAATTTTAGTTTTGGTAGCATGGTAACGGGAGATATCTTAATCATATTTTCAGGATTTTTGTATGCAGTAGATATTACACTTTGTAAATATGTCGGAGATAGATTTGATGTTAAACGAGTAACGCAGATTGTATCATTTGTTTGTGCAGCTGTAGCAATTTTTGTGATTGCAATGTTTCAAATTCCAATGGATATAGACATAGCACAATTGCCAGGAATACTCATAATGTCAATTCTCGGAACAGGAATGTCCACATTGTTTTTTTTGATAGGACTGAAACTTATCGGGGCAGTCAGAACAGTTTTGTTATATTCAACAACATCAGTGTTCGGAGTATTATTTTCAGGACTGATGTTAGCAGAAACAATTTCAACCACAGATATCATTTCATTGATTTTAGTTTTATCAGGAATATTCTTGTTAAGAAACAAATTAGCAGAAGGGGAAGATGAAATAAATGAAGAAACTTCGATATCAAACATAGCAAAAAACAAAGTTTCCGCAAACAGAGGAAAACATGTTCCAAAATCATCCACATATCAAAAAATTGAAGAAAGAGTTATTTTCCAAAGTTGGATAGGTGCAGGCTAG
- a CDS encoding HEAT repeat domain-containing protein, translating into MAIEVFDENKMRELSDEDRFHLCEKILKNEEDESKRWDAVWLIGELAEGKTEKDPMFNRVADVIEWVMKHDNNGVVKHEASFQIAARNMRSKIPVLIDSALNSESVLTKHESIESLGLMRAFEVEDLIKEALKDPSIDVRETAEFVLKRFARMKNQGEYKPYNIL; encoded by the coding sequence ATGGCAATAGAAGTATTTGATGAAAATAAAATGAGAGAACTATCAGATGAAGATAGGTTTCATTTATGTGAAAAAATTTTGAAAAATGAAGAAGATGAATCTAAACGTTGGGATGCAGTATGGCTAATAGGAGAATTAGCAGAAGGCAAAACAGAAAAAGATCCAATGTTCAACAGAGTCGCAGATGTAATAGAATGGGTAATGAAACATGACAACAATGGAGTTGTAAAACATGAAGCATCATTTCAAATTGCAGCAAGAAACATGAGATCCAAAATTCCAGTCCTAATTGATTCAGCATTAAACAGCGAAAGTGTGTTAACAAAACATGAATCAATAGAATCATTAGGATTAATGAGAGCATTTGAAGTTGAAGATCTAATAAAAGAAGCATTAAAAGATCCTAGTATCGACGTGAGAGAAACTGCAGAGTTTGTCTTAAAGCGATTTGCAAGAATGAAAAATCAAGGCGAATACAAACCATATAATATTTTATAA
- a CDS encoding pyridoxamine 5'-phosphate oxidase family protein, whose amino-acid sequence MKKFTEKEKIFLNSIEEARIATSHDNIPHVKPVSFILVGNEIIVATDYNTRTFSNIKSNTKIGIVMDVYKSGNHKAVCIQGNCEIVETGEEFNKLYDIFYKKFSWVRKDPWKEKEAPFLKINPTNKTSWGIN is encoded by the coding sequence TTGAAAAAATTTACAGAGAAAGAAAAAATATTTCTTAATTCAATAGAAGAAGCAAGAATTGCCACATCACATGACAATATTCCACATGTAAAGCCAGTGTCTTTCATATTAGTTGGAAATGAAATAATTGTAGCCACAGATTACAACACTCGTACATTTTCAAATATTAAATCAAATACAAAAATAGGTATTGTGATGGATGTTTACAAATCAGGAAACCATAAAGCAGTATGCATTCAAGGAAATTGTGAAATAGTTGAAACCGGAGAAGAATTTAACAAACTTTATGATATTTTTTATAAAAAATTCTCATGGGTGAGAAAAGATCCATGGAAAGAAAAAGAAGCACCGTTTTTGAAAATTAATCCAACGAACAAAACAAGTTGGGGAATTAATTAA
- a CDS encoding dCMP deaminase family protein: protein MLQAELAKLRSNCMTRQVGAVIVRNNRQLATGYNGTPPGIKNCFEGGCKRCKLRMEGKIESGASLDRCLCNHAEANAIMHCAILGIEAGIEGAILYTTFVPCLECTKMAITIGIRKFVCLDAYPETDYDLLKEAGVDVVSLDKNKIAKWAKELVSKYNNPE from the coding sequence ATGCTTCAAGCAGAACTGGCCAAGCTTCGTTCTAATTGCATGACAAGACAAGTGGGGGCAGTAATTGTTAGAAACAACAGACAATTAGCAACGGGATATAACGGGACTCCTCCAGGCATCAAAAATTGTTTTGAAGGAGGATGCAAAAGATGTAAACTTAGAATGGAAGGAAAAATCGAATCAGGGGCATCTCTTGATAGATGCCTATGTAATCATGCAGAAGCCAATGCAATCATGCATTGTGCAATACTAGGAATAGAAGCAGGAATTGAAGGAGCTATTCTGTATACCACATTCGTGCCATGTCTAGAATGTACAAAAATGGCAATTACCATTGGCATCAGAAAATTTGTTTGTCTTGACGCATATCCTGAAACAGATTATGATTTACTTAAAGAAGCAGGAGTAGATGTTGTCAGTTTGGATAAAAACAAAATTGCAAAATGGGCAAAAGAACTAGTAAGTAAATACAACAATCCAGAGTGA
- a CDS encoding DUF2203 domain-containing protein yields MFSYFTPAEANSALPDVVKKYEYALAKNTEVKKIEHELQISISATNSFESYVNLKQKLNSAITKFYESVEILENTGVVVKSIEQGLLDFPSKRFDEEIWLCWKYGETEIKFWHEKDSGFMGRKPIEVSDDSLV; encoded by the coding sequence ATGTTTTCCTATTTCACTCCTGCTGAAGCAAATTCTGCTTTACCTGATGTTGTAAAAAAATATGAATATGCATTAGCAAAAAATACCGAAGTAAAGAAAATCGAACATGAATTACAAATTAGTATTTCTGCAACCAACTCTTTTGAATCTTATGTGAATTTAAAACAGAAACTTAATTCGGCAATTACCAAATTTTATGAATCTGTAGAAATATTGGAAAACACGGGAGTAGTAGTCAAAAGTATCGAACAGGGATTACTAGATTTTCCTTCAAAAAGATTTGATGAAGAAATATGGCTTTGTTGGAAATATGGTGAAACTGAGATTAAATTCTGGCATGAAAAAGATTCTGGATTTATGGGAAGAAAACCTATTGAAGTTAGTGATGATTCATTAGTTTGA